The Sesamum indicum cultivar Zhongzhi No. 13 linkage group LG6, S_indicum_v1.0, whole genome shotgun sequence genome has a segment encoding these proteins:
- the LOC105163977 gene encoding major pollen allergen Ole e 1-like, with the protein MSCLTRLFAGALCLLCFSSVVRATTPEFFVVGEVYCEVCRINFINKLSEPMPGAKVKLECRGEETGNITYTQEGVTNEAGQYRLKVEGDHEEEECGITLVKSGRADCDEIPNEGWASKPSSLITLTKNNGFHGSSRYANPLGFTKKKANHECAELIKELEIDPDHP; encoded by the exons ATGTCATGTCTAACGCGACTCTTTGCCGGGGCCCTGTGCTTGTTGTGTTTTTCCAGCGTCGTTCGCGCTACAACTCCTGAATTCTTCGTCGTGGGAGAGGTGTACTGCGAGGTCTGCCgcatcaatttcattaataaactCAGTGAGCCTATGCCAG GGGCAAAGGTGAAATTGGAATGCAGAGGCGAGGAAACGGGGAACATAACATACACACAAGAAGGCGTAACGAATGAGGCGGGACAGTATCGGTTGAAGGTGGAAGGCGATCATGAGGAAGAGGAATGCGGGATCACGCTGGTGAAAAGTGGTAGAGCAGACTGTGACGAGATTCCGAACGAGGGGTGGGCGAGCAAGCCATCTTCACTAATCACACTCACCAAGAACAATGGGTTTCATGGGAGCTCACGCTACGCCAATCCTCTTGGCTTCACCAAGAAGAAAGCCAACCACGAATGTGCAGAACTCATCAAGGAGCTTGAAATAGATCCTGATCATCcttaa
- the LOC105163861 gene encoding uncharacterized membrane protein At1g06890: protein MGEGQQYQLGTIGALSLSVVSSVSIVICNKALISTLGFTFATTLTSWHLLVTFCSLHIALWMKWFEHKPFDPRAVMGFGILNGTSIGLLNLSLGFNSVGFYQMTKLAIIPCTVLLEILFFRRIFSRNVQLSLTVLLLGVGIATVTDLQLNVLGSILSLLAVVSTCVAQIMTNTIQKKFKVSSTQLLYQSSPYQAITLFVTGPFVDGLLTNQNVFAFNYTPQVLAFIILSCLISVAVNFSTFLVIGKTSPVTYQVLGHLKTCLVLAFGYVLLRDPFSWRNILGILIAMVGMVLYSYYCTAESQQKATSAEATQLSQTTESETDPLLSVENGGGIITDDGVRRAPGWNLNKDPHA, encoded by the exons ATGGGCGAAGGCCAGCAGTATCAGCTAGGGACGATTGGAGCACTGAGCCTCTCTGTGGTTTCTTCGGTGTCAATTGTAATTTGCAACAAGGCGCTCATTAGCACTCTTGGCTTCACTTTCG CTACAACCCTAACTAGCTGGCATCTTCTTGTCACGTTTTGTTCTCTTCATATTGCTTTATGGATGAAATGGTTTGAGCACAAGCCTTTTGATCCAAGAGCTGTCATGGGATTTGGAATTTTGAACGGAACATCGATTGGACTACTAAATCTTAGCCTGGGTTTCAACTCTGTTGGTTTCTATCAG ATGACAAAATTGGCAATTATCCCCTGCACTGTCCTTCTGGAGATTCTGTTTTTCAGGAGGATATTCAG TAGGAATGTCCAGCTGTCACTCACTGTCCTTCTCTTGGGTGTTGGAATTGCAACAGTGACTGATCTGCAGCTCAATGTCCTGGGTTCCATCTTATCTCTGCTTGCTGTTGTTTCAACTTGTGTTGCACAGATT ATGACAAATACCATCCAGAAAAAGTTCAAGGTTTCATCAACACAACTTCTGTACCAATCTAGTCCCTATCAGGCTATCACTTTATTCGTGACTGGACCATTTGTAGATGGACTTTTGACGAATCAGAATGTATTTGCTTTTAACTACACTCCTCAAGTGCTG GCTTTCATTATCCTATCCTGCTTAATATCAGTTGCTGTGAACTTTAGTACCTTTTTGGTAATTGGAAAGACATCACCAGTTACCTATCAGGTCCTGGGGCATTTAAAGACGTGCCTTGTTTTAGCATTCGGATATGTTCTTCTACGAGACCCCTTTAGTTGGCGGAACATTTTAGGGATCTTGATTGCTATGGTAGGGATGGTACTGTACTCATATTATTGCACTGCCGAAAGCCAGCAAAAGGCCACCAGTGCTGAAGCAACACAATTATCCCAG ACCACGGAAAGTGAAACTGATCCTCTGTTAAGCGTTGAAAATGGAGGTGGTATTATAACTGATGATGGTGTTAGACGAGCTCCGGGATGGAATTTGAACAAGGACCCGCACGCATAG